A stretch of Aureispira sp. CCB-E DNA encodes these proteins:
- a CDS encoding DNA-directed RNA polymerase subunit omega: protein MNINRNNEIKQKAQGINPYIVARNSDEISALGGGNIYQSLNIIARRADQIGVDLKKELHAKLDEFASTTDTLEEIHENKEQIEISKFYERLPNPSIIALHEFFDGKVYHRFKEVKNTEE from the coding sequence ATGAACATTAACAGAAATAACGAAATCAAACAAAAAGCACAAGGCATCAATCCTTATATTGTTGCTCGTAATTCAGATGAAATTTCAGCGCTTGGTGGTGGTAACATCTATCAATCTCTAAATATCATTGCGCGTCGTGCGGACCAAATTGGTGTTGATTTGAAAAAAGAGTTGCATGCAAAATTAGATGAATTTGCTTCTACTACGGATACTTTAGAAGAGATTCACGAAAACAAAGAGCAAATCGAAATTTCTAAATTCTATGAGCGTTTACCAAACCCTAGTATCATTGCTCTCCACGAGTTTTTTGATGGCAAGGTTTACCATAGATTTAAGGAAGTTAAAAATACAGAAGAATAG
- a CDS encoding fatty acid desaturase, whose product MKNADPIPQKMQGLLFGVFLFVLIPGLSIYYFATGQAEVTWFWVGIGLVCWYLQMVGVLIGYHRYFSHKSFETGPVMRFVLGFLGCISGQKGPIFWACHHRFHHNSCEEDHDVHSPYTYGNLKGFNLVKGFLWSHFLHLVENGPMPVEDKWVRDLLKQPEVVFLEKQATLIYYLFGLATYLLGGINGLVWGFFLPSFLSWNCVMLVNSAVHIWGARPYISKLAPNCNARNIWWLSIPMLGDNWHNNHHADMNSARAGFYWWQLDLNYCLIWCMSKVGLVWNVRQPDWKNLKDMENQDKDSEKAFLVELDKKEKGKKEQEPSLVN is encoded by the coding sequence ATGAAAAATGCAGATCCAATTCCGCAGAAAATGCAGGGATTGCTCTTCGGAGTATTCCTATTTGTTTTAATTCCAGGACTTTCAATTTATTATTTTGCTACAGGACAAGCCGAGGTAACTTGGTTTTGGGTAGGTATCGGCTTAGTTTGCTGGTACTTGCAGATGGTAGGAGTATTAATTGGATACCACCGTTACTTTTCGCACAAATCCTTTGAGACAGGACCCGTTATGCGCTTTGTACTTGGTTTTCTAGGGTGTATTAGTGGTCAAAAAGGGCCTATTTTTTGGGCTTGTCATCATCGTTTTCATCACAATAGTTGTGAAGAAGATCATGATGTTCATTCCCCTTATACCTATGGTAATTTAAAAGGCTTTAATCTTGTAAAAGGCTTTTTATGGTCTCATTTTTTACATTTAGTAGAAAATGGTCCTATGCCAGTAGAAGATAAGTGGGTAAGAGATTTACTCAAACAACCTGAGGTTGTCTTTTTAGAAAAACAAGCAACGCTTATTTACTATTTGTTTGGTTTAGCAACTTACCTTTTAGGAGGTATAAATGGGTTAGTTTGGGGCTTTTTCTTGCCTTCCTTCCTTTCATGGAACTGTGTTATGTTGGTCAATTCAGCCGTACATATTTGGGGCGCACGTCCATATATTTCTAAATTGGCACCTAATTGTAATGCTAGAAATATTTGGTGGTTATCGATCCCTATGTTAGGCGATAACTGGCACAACAATCACCATGCTGATATGAACAGTGCTAGAGCTGGCTTTTACTGGTGGCAGTTGGATTTGAACTATTGTCTTATTTGGTGTATGAGCAAAGTTGGATTGGTTTGGAATGTCAGACAGCCCGATTGGAAAAACTTAAAAGACATGGAAAATCAAGATAAAGATTCCGAAAAAGCATTTTTAGTAGAGTTAGATAAAAAAGAGAAAGGCAAAAAAGAGCAAGAACCAAGTTTGGTTAATTAA
- a CDS encoding tetratricopeptide repeat protein: MNSQRLEQLMGFLKASPKEPFLLFAIAKEYEGLNDQDNALKYYLELEHHAPDYIGTYYHLGKLYEQLGQDAKAFFTYKKGMQKAREAGDTHSLSELAGAKLELGDDDDFED; encoded by the coding sequence ATGAACAGTCAAAGACTGGAACAATTGATGGGCTTTTTGAAAGCTAGTCCCAAAGAACCATTTCTCCTTTTCGCTATTGCCAAAGAATACGAAGGCTTGAACGATCAAGATAATGCATTAAAATATTACTTAGAGCTTGAACATCATGCTCCTGATTATATTGGCACTTACTATCACCTTGGCAAATTATACGAACAACTAGGACAAGATGCTAAGGCATTTTTCACCTACAAAAAAGGCATGCAAAAAGCAAGAGAAGCTGGCGATACGCATAGCTTATCGGAGTTGGCAGGTGCCAAGTTAGAATTAGGAGATGATGATGATTTCGAAGACTAA
- a CDS encoding outer membrane protein assembly factor BamD, with product MLKQKGILINGLLVLMLLFSSCKSSYEKLRLSSDNDLKLTKAFEFYEAEEWLKAQYLLEDLIGIVRLTDKAEKVYFYYAYTHYHLKNYSFASYYFKQFSTTFPNGEYAEEALFMSADSYYKLSPNFRLTQEDTESAIEGLQVFVNTYPNSDKVSASNERIDLLRAKLELKALDSAKGYYKRKHYKAATYTFKNLLIDYPDTKEGEYIRYMVIRSSLKYAQQSVLSKQIERYEETMKACVDFKKRHSESEYIKEVDTIYETANNKIKKIRNEH from the coding sequence ATGCTAAAACAGAAAGGAATATTAATTAATGGTTTACTCGTACTAATGCTTCTTTTTTCAAGTTGCAAAAGTAGTTACGAAAAGTTGCGTTTATCTAGCGACAATGATTTAAAGCTAACAAAGGCTTTTGAGTTTTATGAAGCCGAAGAATGGTTAAAAGCTCAATATCTATTAGAGGATTTGATTGGAATTGTTCGATTGACAGATAAAGCAGAGAAAGTTTATTTTTATTATGCTTATACGCATTATCACTTAAAAAACTATTCTTTTGCTTCTTACTACTTCAAACAATTTTCGACAACATTTCCCAATGGAGAATATGCTGAAGAAGCCTTATTCATGAGTGCAGATTCTTATTACAAATTGTCTCCTAATTTTAGGTTAACACAAGAAGATACAGAAAGTGCCATAGAAGGTTTGCAAGTATTTGTCAATACCTATCCCAATAGCGATAAGGTATCTGCCTCCAATGAGCGAATTGACTTATTAAGAGCCAAACTAGAATTAAAAGCTTTGGATAGTGCCAAAGGGTACTACAAACGCAAACACTATAAAGCGGCTACGTATACGTTTAAAAACTTATTAATTGATTACCCAGATACTAAAGAAGGAGAATACATCCGTTATATGGTTATTCGTTCATCTTTGAAATATGCGCAACAATCTGTTCTTTCAAAACAAATAGAACGTTATGAAGAAACAATGAAAGCTTGTGTCGATTTTAAGAAAAGACATAGTGAGAGCGAATACATAAAAGAAGTAGATACCATTTACGAAACTGCCAATAACAAAATCAAAAAAATACGCAATGAACATTAA
- a CDS encoding DUF4403 family protein, with protein sequence MRNYLRFFVLIGIALVLVACPIKNERLPKFALPIELPVMPSSIVQIPLVLKSKDLKQAFYQHFPNPVLEGKTEELKLQLSGRKKETDKNFLDKLASPLLKWVDKTFYVSSKLAYALDLSKYDFWFEGDQFYADVLLDARTTMQLRNEAKILNENIRLNGDLNCPMQVRVVLNGKIELTKEASINILLNDDDAKIKFQKVCSSKAIQNIDFPELLRPIVEPVKRRISKTINKIITQQLQRLLNHDQTGSYLSFKEKIDAAAWQLGKPYELTQGIWLVPKVEQVFVSPVYGVGLGVENRLEFCIGVKAKPVVTLAEKAPNVMIPKEVNFAVNRYPSGTVVCVNGSVPLTYAAKEAQIFLKNYVDQNYAQHGYTIGNVSIYPNGNRAAIAIEVLKAKNNQLKATLYLSGVPKYDTSTQEVYLSDLKFTTQSKNILLQVGEWLMHPKIMKHLKENLRFGISSELKRLQKELNYFQIEEHMGTLTGRFPTLDVQEIFISEHYFEVYLQAEGALDFKIKWQ encoded by the coding sequence ATGAGGAATTATCTGCGGTTTTTTGTGCTTATCGGAATTGCTTTGGTATTGGTGGCTTGCCCAATCAAAAATGAGCGGTTGCCAAAATTTGCACTCCCTATTGAATTACCAGTAATGCCAAGTTCTATCGTTCAAATTCCTTTGGTTTTAAAATCGAAGGACTTGAAGCAAGCATTTTATCAGCACTTCCCCAACCCTGTATTAGAAGGAAAAACCGAGGAGTTGAAGTTGCAGTTGTCAGGGCGAAAAAAAGAGACCGATAAGAATTTTTTAGACAAACTAGCAAGTCCTTTGTTGAAATGGGTAGACAAAACATTTTATGTTTCTTCTAAATTAGCGTATGCGCTCGATTTGTCAAAATATGATTTTTGGTTTGAAGGCGATCAATTTTATGCAGATGTATTGTTAGATGCTAGAACGACCATGCAGCTTAGAAATGAAGCCAAAATTTTGAATGAAAACATTCGATTAAACGGCGATTTGAATTGCCCAATGCAAGTGCGTGTGGTATTAAATGGCAAAATTGAATTGACTAAAGAGGCAAGTATTAACATCCTCTTGAATGACGATGATGCAAAAATAAAATTTCAAAAGGTTTGTTCCTCTAAGGCAATTCAAAACATAGATTTTCCTGAGTTGTTACGTCCCATTGTAGAACCAGTGAAAAGGCGGATTAGCAAGACAATTAATAAAATTATCACACAGCAACTACAACGCCTATTAAATCATGATCAAACAGGGAGCTATTTGAGTTTTAAAGAAAAAATTGACGCTGCTGCTTGGCAACTGGGCAAACCCTATGAACTTACGCAAGGCATTTGGTTGGTGCCCAAAGTAGAACAAGTATTTGTATCGCCTGTATATGGTGTAGGATTGGGCGTAGAAAATCGCCTGGAATTCTGCATTGGGGTAAAAGCAAAACCTGTTGTCACTTTGGCAGAAAAAGCCCCTAATGTAATGATTCCTAAGGAAGTAAATTTTGCTGTAAATCGTTATCCTTCAGGGACTGTGGTTTGTGTGAATGGAAGTGTGCCTTTGACGTATGCTGCTAAAGAAGCACAAATATTTTTAAAAAACTATGTCGATCAGAATTATGCGCAACATGGCTATACGATTGGAAACGTTTCAATTTATCCTAATGGCAATAGAGCGGCTATTGCCATAGAGGTTTTGAAAGCTAAAAACAACCAATTGAAAGCGACTCTTTATCTTTCTGGTGTTCCAAAGTATGATACCTCCACACAAGAAGTGTATTTAAGTGATTTAAAATTCACAACCCAATCTAAAAATATACTACTTCAAGTAGGAGAGTGGTTGATGCACCCTAAAATTATGAAACACCTCAAAGAAAACCTTCGGTTTGGTATTTCAAGTGAATTAAAAAGGTTGCAAAAAGAATTAAATTACTTTCAGATAGAGGAACATATGGGAACCTTAACAGGTCGTTTCCCTACTTTGGATGTGCAAGAAATTTTTATTAGCGAGCATTACTTTGAAGTGTATTTACAAGCAGAAGGAGCTTTAGATTTTAAGATTAAATGGCAATAG
- a CDS encoding threonine/serine dehydratase has protein sequence MQKITNIPTLEQIQAAHKAIMPYVHYTPVLTNSSINEMIGASLYFKCENFQKIGAFKMRGATCAALALDEEEKKSGIATHSSGNHAQAVALTAQLHGLKSYVVMPATAPTIKKNATRGYGANVTICEPTIESRQNTLSKIIVETGATFIPSYDHYNVIAGQATVAKELIETIEALDVVMAPVGGGGLMSGTALSTHYLLPNAQVIGAEPEVVDDAYQSFQSGTKQKHTGASSVADGLLTNISDRTFEIIKKYVTDIITVSEEEIVAAMRLIWERMKIIVEPSSSVPLAAILKQKERFKGKRIGVILTGGNVDVNQLPF, from the coding sequence ATGCAAAAAATAACAAACATTCCAACATTAGAACAGATACAAGCAGCACACAAAGCAATAATGCCCTATGTCCATTATACACCAGTATTGACCAACTCTAGTATTAATGAGATGATAGGGGCGTCGCTTTATTTTAAGTGTGAAAATTTTCAAAAAATTGGTGCATTTAAAATGCGTGGGGCAACTTGTGCAGCATTAGCCTTAGATGAAGAGGAAAAAAAGAGTGGTATTGCAACACATTCTTCAGGAAATCACGCACAGGCTGTTGCTTTGACAGCACAGCTACACGGGCTTAAATCGTATGTGGTTATGCCAGCAACAGCACCCACAATCAAAAAGAATGCAACAAGAGGGTATGGGGCAAATGTAACCATTTGTGAGCCGACCATAGAGAGTAGGCAAAATACTTTGAGCAAAATCATAGTCGAAACAGGAGCAACATTTATTCCCTCTTACGATCATTATAATGTAATTGCAGGGCAAGCAACGGTTGCTAAAGAATTGATCGAAACTATAGAGGCTTTGGATGTGGTTATGGCACCTGTAGGAGGTGGTGGATTGATGAGTGGAACGGCATTGAGTACACATTATCTATTGCCTAATGCACAAGTTATCGGCGCAGAGCCAGAGGTAGTTGATGACGCTTATCAGTCTTTTCAATCAGGGACAAAACAAAAACATACAGGGGCTTCTTCTGTTGCGGATGGTTTGTTGACGAATATAAGCGACCGAACATTTGAAATTATCAAAAAATACGTAACGGACATTATTACAGTAAGTGAAGAAGAGATTGTGGCAGCAATGCGACTAATTTGGGAGCGTATGAAAATTATTGTAGAACCTTCTTCTTCGGTTCCTTTGGCTGCAATTTTGAAACAAAAAGAACGTTTTAAAGGGAAGAGGATTGGAGTTATTTTAACAGGTGGTAATGTAGATGTCAATCAATTGCCTTTTTAA
- the coaBC gene encoding bifunctional phosphopantothenoylcysteine decarboxylase/phosphopantothenate--cysteine ligase CoaBC: protein MLLGKKILVAVSGSIAAYKIATLVRLLVKAKAEVKVIMTPAAQGFITPLTLSTLSKNPVYSDVSSDEAWNNHVELGLWADAMLIAPATANTLAKMANGLCDNMLLAAYLSSRCPVFIAPAMDLDMWVHPATQHNVQKLLNFGHHLLPVEDGELASGLVGKGRMSEPEAILSHLESFFVQRDTTNTLAGKVVLITSGPTQEAIDPVRFITNHSTGKMGTAIADKMAQQGARVILVSGATSILPNHPAVERIPVRSAEEMYQAAATYFPTADVTILAAAVADYTPKTKADHKLKKKEGDLNIELKRTTDIAATLGQQKQAHQIMVGFALETNNAVENAQRKLTKKNFDFIVLNDLSDKGAGFGHDTNKVTFLGQDGSIAHQSLKTKLEVAADITQKVIQLLDKD, encoded by the coding sequence ATGCTCTTAGGAAAAAAAATTTTAGTCGCTGTTTCAGGTAGTATTGCTGCTTACAAAATTGCCACCTTGGTTCGTTTGTTGGTCAAAGCAAAAGCAGAAGTTAAAGTTATCATGACACCTGCTGCACAAGGCTTTATTACTCCATTAACTCTTTCTACACTTTCCAAAAATCCCGTGTATAGCGATGTCAGCTCTGACGAGGCATGGAACAATCACGTAGAACTAGGACTATGGGCGGATGCCATGCTGATTGCTCCAGCAACGGCTAACACCTTAGCAAAAATGGCCAACGGACTTTGCGATAATATGCTGTTGGCTGCTTATTTATCTAGTCGTTGCCCTGTTTTTATTGCTCCAGCGATGGATTTAGATATGTGGGTGCATCCTGCAACTCAGCATAATGTACAAAAATTGCTCAACTTTGGGCATCACTTATTGCCTGTTGAAGATGGAGAGTTGGCTAGTGGCTTGGTTGGAAAAGGAAGAATGTCAGAACCTGAAGCAATTCTCTCCCACTTAGAAAGCTTTTTCGTTCAACGAGATACTACAAATACTTTAGCAGGTAAAGTAGTTTTAATTACATCAGGCCCTACTCAAGAGGCAATTGATCCTGTACGATTCATTACCAATCATTCTACAGGAAAAATGGGTACAGCAATTGCAGACAAAATGGCGCAGCAAGGTGCTCGTGTGATTCTTGTTAGTGGTGCCACATCAATTCTTCCCAATCATCCCGCTGTAGAGCGAATTCCTGTGCGGTCTGCTGAAGAAATGTACCAAGCCGCCGCTACTTACTTTCCAACTGCCGATGTAACTATTCTTGCAGCGGCAGTAGCGGATTATACGCCCAAAACAAAAGCAGATCATAAATTAAAGAAAAAGGAAGGAGACTTAAATATTGAACTCAAAAGAACGACAGATATTGCAGCAACACTAGGGCAACAAAAACAAGCCCATCAAATTATGGTTGGATTTGCTTTAGAAACCAATAATGCTGTTGAAAATGCTCAACGCAAACTAACCAAAAAGAATTTTGACTTTATTGTTTTAAACGACCTATCTGATAAAGGAGCAGGATTTGGACATGATACCAATAAGGTGACTTTTTTGGGGCAAGATGGTAGTATTGCACACCAAAGTCTAAAAACAAAGCTAGAAGTTGCTGCTGATATTACCCAAAAAGTGATTCAATTATTAGATAAAGACTAA
- the gyrB gene encoding DNA topoisomerase (ATP-hydrolyzing) subunit B: MENDKLNEEETAQNNSQYGANNITALEGLEAVRLRPGMYIGSTDEKGLHHLVYEVLDNSIDEHLAGHCSHIQVIINDDNSITVKDNGRGIPTGMHQKLQKSALEVVMTVLHAGGKFDKQTYQVSGGLHGVGVSCVNALSIMLRAEVHRENKIFTQTYSRGVPQSPVDIIGDTDITGTIITFKPDSEIFSELEYSYETLAKRLRELAYLNKGLHLTLQDLRTPDEKGEFPTETFFSEGGLLEFVQHIDKQSGREVLVDVPVHVRGEQDNVQVEVAFQYNRSYRETLRSYVNNINTIEGGTHVNGFRRAVSHVLKKYGEAKELFSKAKVKISSEDFREGLTAVVAVKVPEPQFKGQTKGELGNSEVTSIVSACVRNALEIFLEENPNAAKMLMDKVILAAKARSAASKAREMVQRKNVLTGSGLPGKLADCSSKDPERSEIYLVEGDSAGGTAKQGRDREFQAILPLRGKILNVEKALEYKIYENEEIKNMFTALGVRIEEKDGERVLNIEKLRYHKIIIMCDADVDGSHIVTLILTFFFRYMRPLIEKGYIYIAAPPLYQVKKGKRSIYCWNDADRDQAVVSLGGDNSSVNIQRYKGLGEMNAEQLWETTMDPVSRTLRQATIEDFESADAVFSMLMGDEVPPRRAFIEANAKYANVNV, translated from the coding sequence ATGGAAAACGATAAATTAAATGAAGAGGAAACAGCTCAAAATAATAGTCAATATGGGGCAAACAATATTACTGCCCTTGAAGGATTAGAAGCTGTACGCTTGCGTCCCGGAATGTATATAGGGAGCACCGATGAAAAAGGGTTGCATCACCTTGTTTACGAGGTTTTGGACAACTCAATTGATGAGCATTTAGCAGGTCACTGTAGCCACATTCAAGTTATTATCAATGATGACAATTCTATAACTGTCAAAGATAATGGTCGTGGTATCCCAACAGGTATGCACCAAAAGCTCCAAAAATCAGCCTTGGAGGTCGTTATGACTGTACTTCATGCTGGAGGTAAGTTTGACAAACAAACTTATCAGGTTTCTGGTGGTTTGCATGGGGTAGGTGTCTCCTGTGTTAATGCCTTGTCTATAATGCTTCGTGCAGAAGTGCATAGAGAAAACAAAATTTTTACACAAACGTATTCTAGAGGAGTACCTCAATCGCCTGTAGATATTATTGGTGATACCGATATTACAGGAACTATCATTACATTTAAGCCCGATTCAGAAATCTTTTCGGAATTGGAGTATAGTTATGAAACACTGGCCAAACGATTGCGAGAATTGGCTTACTTGAACAAAGGCTTGCATTTGACCCTTCAAGATTTGCGTACACCAGACGAAAAAGGAGAATTTCCTACTGAGACCTTCTTTTCGGAAGGTGGTTTGTTGGAATTTGTGCAACATATAGACAAGCAAAGCGGTCGTGAAGTATTGGTCGATGTTCCCGTTCATGTTCGAGGAGAACAGGATAACGTACAAGTAGAGGTAGCGTTTCAATACAATCGTTCTTACCGTGAAACATTGCGTTCTTATGTCAATAATATTAATACGATAGAAGGTGGAACACACGTCAATGGGTTTCGTCGTGCCGTTTCTCATGTATTAAAGAAATATGGAGAGGCAAAAGAACTTTTCTCTAAGGCAAAAGTAAAAATATCTAGCGAAGATTTTAGAGAAGGTCTAACGGCTGTTGTTGCTGTAAAAGTTCCTGAACCACAATTTAAAGGTCAAACAAAAGGTGAATTAGGAAACTCTGAAGTAACCTCAATTGTTTCGGCTTGTGTACGTAATGCGTTGGAAATTTTCTTAGAAGAAAATCCGAATGCTGCCAAAATGTTGATGGATAAAGTTATTCTAGCAGCAAAAGCTCGTAGTGCCGCAAGCAAAGCACGCGAAATGGTGCAGCGCAAAAATGTTTTGACAGGCTCTGGGCTTCCTGGTAAGTTGGCTGATTGTTCCTCTAAAGATCCTGAAAGATCGGAAATATACTTAGTAGAGGGAGACTCGGCGGGAGGTACTGCCAAACAAGGTCGTGATCGTGAATTTCAAGCCATTTTGCCTTTGAGAGGTAAAATTCTAAATGTAGAAAAGGCATTGGAATATAAAATCTATGAGAACGAAGAGATCAAAAATATGTTTACAGCACTTGGCGTTCGTATCGAAGAAAAAGATGGTGAGCGTGTGTTGAACATTGAAAAATTACGTTATCACAAGATTATTATTATGTGTGATGCGGACGTAGATGGAAGTCATATCGTTACCTTAATTTTAACGTTCTTCTTCCGTTATATGCGTCCATTAATCGAAAAAGGGTATATTTATATTGCAGCACCACCATTGTATCAGGTTAAAAAAGGAAAACGTTCTATCTATTGTTGGAACGATGCGGATCGTGATCAAGCAGTTGTTTCTTTGGGAGGTGATAATTCGAGTGTAAATATTCAACGTTATAAAGGTCTTGGAGAAATGAACGCAGAGCAGTTGTGGGAAACAACCATGGATCCTGTTTCTCGTACATTGCGCCAAGCTACTATTGAGGATTTTGAATCTGCTGATGCTGTATTCTCTATGCTCATGGGAGATGAGGTTCCGCCTCGCCGGGCATTTATTGAAGCCAATGCCAAATATGCTAATGTGAATGTTTAA
- a CDS encoding glucosaminidase domain-containing protein, with amino-acid sequence MKHLFAALAICVATHTQHTEAIPASGVEENLAPEPIEEFIPDFSVITIDHAREYVEKIYPYAIKAQKEQSIPAPITIAIACLETGYGRSAYAQKKNNHLGIRIYKNGKAGYRDFSSLDECFDYYINMFNMERYAPLKEIAIDDLPSFIKGLQDCGFNHRDKYSKKLAVMIDFLHLEELEYPMA; translated from the coding sequence ATGAAGCATCTATTTGCAGCATTGGCGATTTGTGTGGCAACACACACACAACACACAGAAGCTATCCCTGCTTCTGGAGTAGAAGAAAATTTAGCACCAGAGCCTATCGAGGAATTTATTCCTGATTTCTCTGTCATTACAATTGATCATGCTAGGGAATATGTTGAGAAAATTTATCCTTATGCCATCAAGGCTCAAAAAGAGCAATCGATTCCAGCTCCTATAACTATTGCTATTGCTTGTTTAGAAACAGGTTATGGTCGTAGTGCTTATGCACAAAAAAAGAACAATCACTTGGGCATACGCATTTATAAAAATGGGAAAGCAGGTTACAGAGATTTTTCATCTCTAGACGAATGTTTTGATTACTATATCAATATGTTCAACATGGAGCGTTATGCTCCCTTAAAAGAAATTGCAATTGACGACTTGCCTAGTTTTATCAAAGGCTTACAAGATTGCGGTTTTAATCATAGAGATAAATACAGTAAAAAATTGGCCGTCATGATTGATTTTTTACATTTGGAAGAATTGGAATATCCTATGGCTTAA
- a CDS encoding DUF4835 family protein, translating into MRLIQKLSGLFLATCLSFSATAQDFNTQVTINTPKIQSVDPKIFRNLETAIEEFMNTRNWVEDNFEPEERIELNIVITIDKELSQTDFEGQMTIQASRPVYNSGYNSVLFQNLDKQFKFTYGEYERLDFSENTFTSNLTSTLAFYAYVILGMDYDSFSELGGEDHLQKAQDILNAVPRGTADGWTAGSGGIVNRSRYWIIENLLSPRMQDMRRAMYQYYMLGLDRIAQEDQTEKGLTAVLKALETIDAANQSNPNSMWVQIFSDAKKDEIINLFKVADFNTKRKVYGIMVKLDGTRANDYRVLLK; encoded by the coding sequence ATGAGATTAATACAAAAATTAAGTGGTTTGTTCTTGGCAACTTGCCTAAGTTTTTCCGCTACTGCTCAAGACTTTAATACTCAGGTGACAATTAATACACCTAAAATTCAATCGGTAGATCCTAAAATTTTTAGAAATTTAGAAACAGCCATTGAAGAATTCATGAATACACGAAATTGGGTAGAAGATAACTTTGAACCCGAAGAACGCATTGAATTAAATATTGTTATTACAATTGACAAAGAGCTTTCTCAAACAGATTTTGAAGGGCAAATGACAATTCAAGCCAGTCGTCCTGTTTATAATAGTGGCTACAACTCTGTTTTGTTTCAAAACTTAGACAAACAATTTAAATTCACTTATGGGGAATACGAACGATTAGATTTTTCTGAAAATACGTTTACCTCTAACCTTACTTCTACCCTAGCGTTTTATGCTTATGTAATTTTAGGCATGGACTACGATTCATTTTCTGAATTGGGTGGAGAAGATCACTTACAAAAAGCACAAGATATACTAAATGCCGTTCCACGAGGTACCGCTGATGGCTGGACAGCTGGAAGTGGTGGAATTGTGAATAGAAGTCGCTATTGGATTATCGAAAACTTACTAAGCCCTCGTATGCAAGATATGCGTCGTGCTATGTATCAATATTATATGCTAGGTTTGGATAGAATTGCTCAAGAAGATCAAACCGAGAAAGGACTTACAGCGGTCTTAAAAGCATTGGAAACTATTGATGCAGCCAATCAATCTAATCCCAACTCGATGTGGGTTCAAATATTTTCAGATGCAAAAAAAGATGAAATTATTAATCTCTTCAAAGTAGCTGATTTTAACACCAAACGCAAAGTATATGGTATCATGGTTAAACTAGATGGTACTCGTGCCAATGATTATCGAGTCTTATTAAAATAG